Proteins from a single region of Lysinibacillus sp. JNUCC-52:
- a CDS encoding amidase domain-containing protein — protein MAKMYNRQAAVQYANLWWNRRNPAFPNFDVDCTNYISQCLLAGGAPMRGAPNREKGWWIQQGNWSFSWSVSHSLRWYLEGSTTGLKAKRVQSAEELELGDIIFYDFQGDGRIDHSVIVTSIQNGIPYVNAHTSDSINRPYFYQDSTAYTPNMTYYFYHIDDSFA, from the coding sequence GTGGCTAAAATGTATAACAGACAGGCAGCTGTTCAATATGCAAATTTGTGGTGGAACAGACGCAATCCAGCATTTCCGAACTTTGATGTTGATTGTACGAATTATATTTCACAATGCTTACTTGCTGGAGGGGCTCCGATGCGAGGAGCGCCAAATAGAGAAAAGGGTTGGTGGATTCAGCAAGGAAACTGGAGCTTTAGCTGGTCTGTCTCACATTCTCTAAGATGGTATTTAGAGGGCTCTACAACTGGCTTGAAGGCTAAACGTGTACAATCAGCAGAGGAATTAGAACTTGGGGATATTATCTTTTACGATTTTCAAGGAGATGGAAGAATCGATCATTCTGTTATTGTCACGAGTATACAAAATGGAATTCCATATGTGAATGCACATACTTCCGATAGTATTAACAGACCTTATTTTTATCAGGATTCTACGGCGTATACCCCAAATATGACCTATTACTTTTACCATATAGATGATAGTTTTGCTTAG